From Vigna unguiculata cultivar IT97K-499-35 chromosome 5, ASM411807v1, whole genome shotgun sequence, the proteins below share one genomic window:
- the LOC114183232 gene encoding uncharacterized protein At5g19025-like codes for MVYFHSSISLCNSSLGQPMANSLDFGSKSRHRKTPNSPQATPCRRSRSAVVDVVIFVAVIAAFGFLLFPYAQIVASESVKIGVVIVDLVKEEVSVAPWVYMFIGVSVTFAALTTWVLVACTTRKCGNPDCKGLRKAAEFDIQLETEDCVKNSPSLTKDSGVKKGLFKLPCDHHRELEAELKKMAPPNGRAVLVLRGRCGCSVGRLEVPGPKKNRKSKK; via the coding sequence ATGGTCTATTTCCACAGCTCAATCTCTCTCTGCAACTCCTCTCTTGGCCAACCCATGGCGAATTCCCTCGATTTCGGCTCGAAATCGAGGCACCGGAAAACCCCAAACTCCCCTCAGGCTACGCCCTGCCGACGATCCCGGTCGGCGGTGGTGGACGTTGTGATTTTCGTGGCGGTTATCGCGGCTTTTGGGTTCTTGCTGTTCCCCTACGCTCAAATTGTGGCGAGTGAGAGTGTCAAAATTGGTGTTGTGATCGTGGATTTGGTCAAAGAGGAGGTTTCTGTTGCCCCGTGGGTTTACATGTTCATTGGTGTTAGTGTTACGTTTGCTGCATTGACCACTTGGGTTCTTGTGGCTTGCACCACAAGGAAGTGTGGGAACCCTGATTGCAAGGGTCTGAGGAAGGCTGCAGAGTTTGACATTCAATTGGAGACTGAGGATTGTGTGAAGAATTCACCTTCATTGACTAAGGATAGTGGGGTTAAGAAGGGGTTGTTTAAGCTTCCTTGTGATCACCACCGCGAACTTGAGGCCGAGCTCAAGAAGATGGCACCTCCCAATGGAAGGGCTGTCCTTGTCCTCAGAGGAAGGTGTGGCTGTTCTGTTGGTAGGTTGGAGGTTCCGGGACCGAAGAAGAATCGAAAGAGCAAGAAGTAG
- the LOC114183175 gene encoding cyclic dof factor 2-like: MSEPKDPTIKLFGKTIPLSEIPTGSAGAPASSSGDLVDDSLEHSHASFSSNSSRESHTREEGVVDKDSLGEKPAEDKKEVPTQSFEEINNPDSASGTCEESITVPTDKETTTLKTSKTEEELSETSKSQDKNLKKPDKILPCPRCNSMDTKFCYYNNYNVNQPRHFCKNCQRYWTAGGTMRNVPVGAGRRKNKSSTSHYRQITVSEAAPQNPQIDLPNAAYHPSLKCNGAVLTFGSDTPLCESMASVLNLADKTVHNYARNGFHKPEELKVPVPHASGEKGDDLSNKSSVTSTKSVEGASINGAQEQAMPNCHRFPPQVPYFTGNSWPIPWNPVQWSSPVPPPAFGPPGFAMPLYPAAAYWGCAVSGAWNIPWVAQPSSPNGATSNSGPNSPTLGKHSREDNILKPNESGGSEDGHNKENNKEKCLWVPKTLRIDDSGEAAKSTIWTTLGIKTDKADSVPRETLFKGFPSKLDEKNHSMHASPVLQANPAALSRSLNFHETS, translated from the exons ATGTCGGAGCCAAAAGACCCCACGATCAAGCTCTTCGGGAAGACGATCCCCTTGTCGGAGATTCCGACTGGATCCGCCGGAGCTCCGGCTTCGTCTTCCGGTGACCTTGTTGATGACAGTCTTGAACACAGCCATGCTTCTTTTTCCTCCAACTCCTCCAGGGAGTCTCATACGCGAGAGGAGGGTGTTGTGGACAAG GACTCACTGGGAGAAAAACCAGCTGAAGATAAGAAGGAAGTCCCAACCCAATCATTTGAAGAGATCAACAATCCAGATTCCGCCTCAGGAACCTGTGAAGAATCCATTACTGTACCCACTGACAAGGAGACCACTACATTGAAAACTTCAAAAACTGAAGAAGAACTAAGCGAGACAAGTAAATCACAGGATAAGAACCTCAAAAAACCAGACAAAATACTTCCATGTCCCCGCTGTAATAGTATGGATACCAAGTTCTGCTACTACAATAATTACAATGTCAACCAACCCCGTCACTTCTGCAAGAACTGCCAGAGATACTGGACTGCTGGGGGAACTATGAGGAATGTTCCTGTAGGTGCTGGTCGCAGGAAGAACAAGAGCTCTACTTCTCACTACCGCCAGATAACTGTTTCTGAGGCTGCACCCCAGAATCCTCAAATAGACTTGCCAAATGCAGCGTATCATCCTTCCTTGAAATGCAATGGGGCAGTCCTTACATTTGGATCTGATACACCCTTGTGTGAATCAATGGCATCGGTTTTGAACCTTGCTGATAAAACCGTGCACAACTATGCAAGAAATGGATTTCATAAACCTGAAGAACTAAAAGTTCCAGTTCCACATGCCAGTGGAGAAAAAGGAGATGATCTATCCAATAAATCTTCAGTTACCTCCACAAAGTCAGTGGAAGGTGCAAGCATCAATGGAGCCCAAGAACAAGCTATGCCAAACTGCCATCGTTTCCCACCACAGGTTCCTTACTTTACCGGTAACTCTTGGCCTATTCCATGGAATCCAGTACAGTGGAGTTCTCCAGTACCACCTCCTGCTTTCGGTCCTCCCGGATTCGCCATGCCACTCTATCCTGCAGCAGCTTATTGGGGCTGTGCTGTGTCTGGTGCATGGAACATCCCATGGGTAGCACAACCGTCCTCGCCGAACGGTGCAACTTCAAACTCTGGCCCTAACTCACCAACCTTGGGTAAACATTCAAGGGAAGACAACATTCTGAAACCAAATGAATCTGGTGGTAGTGAGGATGgacacaacaaagaaaacaacaaagagAAGTGCCTGTGGGTTCCAAAAACTCTAAGGATTGATGACTCTGGAGAAGCAGCAAAAAGCACTATATGGACAACACTGGGGATTAAAACTGACAAGGCTGATTCAGTTCCAAGGGAAACACTCTTTAAAGGCTTCCCTTCAAAGCTTGATGAGAAAAACCATTCAATGCATGCCTCACCAGTATTGCAGGCCAATCCTGCAGCATTGTCAAGGTCACTTAACTTTCATGAGACCTCATAG